ATGACCCCAGTGCCGGCGAGCGTGACTTGGAGCGATTGAGCATGCCACGGTTGGGGGCGGCTCCCGGTGTCAAAGGGGTGAACTTCTTTGATCCTGCCGAGAAAGCCTTGCTGCAAACCATGCAACGCGGCGAGTTCAACATTCACGGTTGGCGTCGTGCCGATCTTCTCAGCTATCTGAAGCTCACTCCGTCCGCCATGTCGCGCCAACTTGCCCGACTGCGTACGCTCGGCTTGATCAAGAAAGTCACTCATACCTATCGCTACTACCTCACTCGATTGGGACGTTCAGTCGTCGCTGCGGCCTGCTCATTGACCCGCTTCAACATAGTGCCAACCATGGCTTGCGCATCCTGAATTCTTCTCATGATTTGTGATGATTGAACTGGTTAGTGACTAATGGTTTCGGCGCAGGAAGACCGTGGCTTGCGACTCCTCGATCAGCTTTTCTGCCGTGAGGATTTCCTTGCCGATGGCGCGAACCAGCACCATCTGGAACAGGCGCGCCAGCATCAACGCATTGGTCATCGTGTCGCGGCGCCCGCTGCCCTGGCCGTGGATGCCCAACCGCTCGAGCCAGTCGTCCAATGGCAGCAGCGTCACCGACTTGTCCGGGTACAGCGACGGCAGCATCCAGGCGAGATCGACCCAGTGCGGCTGAAAATTGACTCCCAGACGATTCTGCAACGCAGGTTTCACGAAGTTGCTGACGAACGGGCTGTGGAAGGTCACCAGCGGCACCTTTGCCGTGTAGGCGAGAAATGCCATCAACTGGCGGTCGACCGCATCAGCGTCGATGTCCCCCGCGACCAGGTCGAAGGTGAAGGCGTCCGCCGGAATGATCGCCCCCCCCTGCACGCCCACGGCCGAAATACCAAGCAACGCTCCACCCGGCGCCGGCCCCGATGTCGCAATGTCGACCACGACGTAGCGCACATGGTAATGCCACTCATCGAGTTCGGGCGACGGGCTGGCACGCCAGGCCTCGAGCTCCTTGCGTACGTCGGCGGGCAGTTTCTCCGGTGACCTGGTTCCGCCCTTGCCCAGGAGCTTGCTTAGTTTGAAAGCCATCAGCGCACCTGGTAGTCGAGCTTGAGACGGTTCTGGATCTTGCGCGCCTGACGGAAGGACTCCTTGAGAACCCGGCGATCGTGTTCGTTCAGTTCGTTGGGATCGATCAGGTTGTTCCCCTGAACGCCGGGCTTGTCGTCGAGGAACTGGTGACGCAAGCGCAGCATCTGGATGAAATCGAGCCCTTCGAGCACCGCATCGACCTCTTCGTCGCGTATCGCCAGTCGCTTTGAAGCGATGCGCAGACGCTGGACCGAGTTCGTGTTATGGACGCCGGTGGCCAGCGCATGGATTCGGGCGACATCGACGAAAATGCGCGAACCGTATTTCTTGAGATCGATCTTGCCCGGATGTCCGGGCTCGAGATCGGTGATGAAGTCGCGAATCGTCCCCAGCGGCGGCGCCACGCCAAGGGCATTTCGTGCCATGGCCTGCAGGAACAGCGAATTTCCACCGGCCGCGGTCAGCAGATAGCGGCGCATCTGTTCCGCAAGGTCGGCAGCGCCGAACAGCGCGCGGAAGTCGAAGAAGATCGAGGCATTGAGCAGGGCCACGGGCTCCGGAGAGCTCACCCACTTGCCGAACTGGTTCTTCCACTCATCGAGGGTCAGGCACCACTGCGGATTGCTGGCCATGATGTTGCCCTTGCACAGTGGAAAGCCGCAGCGGTCGAGATCCTTGTTGACGTCCAGCGCGAATGCCACGAGGCGCTTGCGCAGATCCTTGACTTCGGCAGCATCGGGACAGATGAAGACGATCCCGTTGTCCTGGTCAGTGCTGAACGTCTGCTCGTCGCGTCCTTCCGAGCCGAATGCCAGCCAGGCCCATTCGACGCCATCGAAATGGTGGTTGTGGAGATTGAGTTCAAGGACACGGCGCGTCAGCGCGTCGTTGAGTACCGAGATGAACTGGGTCAACTGCTCGGCGCCGATGCCCTGCGCCAGCATGTTGAAGGACAACTGGCGGACATCCGCCGCCGACCGCTGCAGCGACTCGACATCCGCCGCCGACTCGATGGCCTGGCGAATCTGACGTAGACCGACGCGATGCAGGGCGAACAGGTCGCGCTCGGAAACGACTCCGGTCAGCTTGCCTTCGGCATCGGTCACCAGCACGTGGCGAATGCCGTGGGTGGCCATCGCGAGCATCGCGTCGTAGGCGGTTGCGTTCTCCTCCAGCATGAAGGGATGAGGCGACATCGCCTCGCTGATCGGCGCCGAATCCGGCAAAGCAACCAGAAAGACACGATCGAGGAGATCGGAGCGGGTGAAGATTCCAACCGGCCTGCGGTCGGCGCCGGCGATGATCAGCGAACCAACCCCCGCCTTCGACATGCCCTCCAGCGCGCTCCGCAAAGGCGTTTCCGGCACCACCGAGATGGGCGAGCGTGAGCCGATCTTGGTCAGCGGCGAATTGAGCGTCTGTTGTTCGCTGGCACGCTGAGCGAACTGCTGCTGCAGCTGCAGCCGCGACTGCTGCAGCAGGCTGGCAATGTGTTGCGTGCAGAAAAGGGTGAATTCCGGGCTGATCGCCATCAGCTCCAACAGGTCCCGGGTCGGCAACTGGTAGCAGAAGGTATCCTCGACCGCCGTGTAGGTATTCGTCGTCGGCCGCCCCGAAGTCGCTGCACCGATCGAAAAACTCTCGCCCAGCCCCAGGTTAAGGACCGAATACTCGGTAACCGTCACCTCGCCGGCCTGGCGCGCCTGTACCTTGCCACTCTCGATCACGTAGAAGAAGCGGACATTGCCAGAATCCGGGCCGACAATCTCGCTGTCGGCCGCGTGAAAGACCAGTTGCGCCTTTTCCGCGAACAGTTGCAGGGCATCGCTCTTCATCTTGTCAAAGGGCGCGTAATGCTTGAGGAATTTCTGGGTGCTCCCCGCGACGCGGCGGCTTCCCTGCTGCCGTAGATCCATTTCTGCCTGGCCAATGGCCTTTTCCTTTTGACTCACGACAACCTCATTTCCATTCAAAGATCATAGTTTAACTTGAGACGCTGCTGAAGTCGCCTCGCCTGCCGCAACGACGCCTTCAAAATCGCAATGTCCATCTCGTTCAGACTATTCAGCGGAACGCCGTTCCCGGCTTCGGCCGCTGCCGGTCCGGCGGCGATCTGCCGAGTCAGGCGCAGCCGCAAAATATGCGAAAAAGCGGCGTCGACCGCAGCAATCTCGCTGCCAGTCATCCCGACCGCGGGGCCGGACTCGGCCAAGCGCTTGCTGGTGTTGACCGACCGGACACCACTCGACAGCGCGAAGATCCGGGCGACGTCAACAAAGATGCGGCTGCCGAACTTCTTGAGGTCCACCTCGTTGCCGCCTCCCCCCTCGCCGGCTACGACATCACCGCGAAAATTCAGCGGCACATCGACCACCAAGGCATTGACCGCCATCAGATGGAGGAATGCCGGAGTGTCGGCAGTCAGGGCGAGCAGCAGGCTGCGCAGTTTCTCGCCGAGATCAAGGTCACCGTACAGCGGGTAAAGGTCAAAGAAAATACTGGCGTTGAGCAGTGCCTCCGGCTCAGGGCAGCGCACCCAATCGAAAAAGCGCTGCCGCCATTCATCGAGCGACAGGCACCACGCCGGATTGCCGGCCATGATCCCGCCCCTGCACAGCGGGAAGCCGCAGTCGGCGAGGCGCCGATTGACGTCTTGGGCAAAGGGCAGAAAGACTTCGCGCAAGGCCACTGCCTCATACTGGTCGCTGGCGCTGAACACCAAGCCGTTGTCCTGATCGCTGACCAGAGTCTGTTCGTGCCGCCCTTCCGAACCGAGCGCCAGCCAGCACCACGAACCCTTTGGCATACGGTGGCGACGCGCCGTGAGTTCGATGACGCGGACCGTCAGGCGATCATTGAACGCTGCGATCAGGTGTGCCAGCAGGCCCCCGCTCAGATCCCGCGCAGCAAAGTCCCGCAGGAACTCCAGAACCAGGACAGCGATCTGCGGCGCCTCCTCGAGTGAAGCGAATGTATCCAGATCGCTTTCGAGCGCCAGACGCCGACGGCAGGGAAGGATGTCTTCCAGGGACCAGGGCATGTCAGTACTTGACCCTGGCGAAGTAAGTTTTCTCGGAAGCTTCCAGCGCCTGGCGCACCGTTACGATGCCAATCGATTCCAGCAGCGGAACCAATTTCAGGAACACCTCGGCTGTCGCGAGTGCATCCTTCAGGGCGTTGTGACGGCTTTCGATCTCGATGCCCAGACGACCCAGGATGTCGTCCAGCCTGTGCGACTCCTGATTGGGATGAACCACCGCCGACAGCAGCAAGGTATCGAGGACCGGTTGCGTGAAGCGAACGCCGGTTTGCTTCTCCTTCAGTTGCAGGAAGCGCATGTCGAAAGCGGCATTGTGAGCGATCAGCACGGTGTCGGCGCAAAACTCGTGAAACGCCGGCAGAACCAGGTCGATGTTCGGCTTGCCGCGCACCATGTCCTCGGTAATACCGTGAATCGGGATCGATTCAGGTTTGAGGGGCCGTCCCGGATCGACCAGTTGATCGAAGACCTCCTGGCGCAGCAGGCGATTGTTCTGATGCGCGCCGCGCCGATCTGGATAATCTCGTCGCCGGCCGACGGTTGCAGCCCGGTCGTTTCCGTGTCGAAGACGGTATAGGTCAGTTCGCTCAGCTTGCGCTCGAGATCGACGGACTTGTCTTCATAGTTGAAGAGATCGAAATCGTAGTATTCCGGCCGCCCCGCGCCGCGCTTGTTGTCCTCCTGCTGCTCTTCGATTTCCGGTGTCGCCACCGGCAGCACGAAGCGAAAATAGGCGCGGTGGGCGGCCTTTTCACGCTGATACCAGATTTCGCCACCATGGCGGTCAATGACGTCGCGCACGGTGAGCGGTGACGTTTCAACGCCGACACGCATCGACTCCATTTCCCACGTGTAGAAGGTTTCCGAAGACATCGCCGGCCCGGCCCAGATCAGGTCGAGATAGGCAAGCTTACCCTCGGCAGCCAACCGGAAGCGCAGTTCCCGTGGTTTATAGTGATCCTGCAGCCTAGAAGCCAGGAAGAGCAGCGCGAAAACCAGCGAAAAACTTTCGGCCTTGACCCACAGCGCATTGTCCAGCCCTTCGGTCTTGGTCGGCAGTTGCAGTTTCTCCTCGATCCTGCGCTGGGCGGCAAGGATGAGATCGATGCCGAGAATGTCTTCCAGCGGCCACCGCATCTTCATCGAGTCCGAAAAATCGACCATCGTGCGGTCGAGGCGCTGGCTCATGCCCGCGACCTCGTCGCCGACGACGCCGAGAAAGCGCTCACGCATTTCCGGCTCCATGTCCGGGTAATCGATCAGGTTCGTCACCGCCGCACGGATGCTGCCGAGCGACGCCCGGCTGCCTTCGGTCAACGCGTGCAACACCTGGTTGCGGCGCGTCTCCTCCTCGATGTTGCGTGTAATGTTCTCGATCGTCAGCACGAAGCCGGACATCCTGTCGCCACGCTCGCTGCCGCTGAACACAGGTACCATCTGGACACGCAGCAACTGGCCGCCGCGCAGCGTCGTGATGAAGTTCGACAACGCGGTCTTGCCGGCCGCCAGCCGCTGGCGGACGACGCCCTCGGCATGCTGCACCTGATTCTTCTCCAGAATCGAGAAAATCGAGCGCCCGAGGCCGATCAGGGCACCCCCGGACACCGACGTCGGCCCCTGCGCCAGCGCCTTGAACTGGAGACGGGCGCGATTGTTGTAGAGCAGAATACGTCCGTCGAGGTTGCAGACGACCACGGCCTGCGCCAGTTCCGACATCAGCGCGGCGAGCCGGTTCTTCTCTTCCTCGACCGACGCCTTGGCCGCGGCGATCTGCTCGCTGACGTCGTCGAGCAGGACGTCGCGCTGCTGCGCCAGATCGTTGGCGGCGCGCGCCAGATGCTGGACCTCCGGCGGACCTTCCGGCGTTACCCGAAAATTGCGGTTGGCTCCGAGCATCAGGCGCAGCTTTTCGGACATGCTCATCAGCCCGTCGACATACTGCTTGAACAGCGTGTTCAGCACGACCACGCCGACTGCAAAGCCTAACGCCGTCATCACAATGCCGGTCGGCAGGTAAGAAAGCAGCAAGTGAATCAATTCCGCGTGCTCGCTCGCACTCATGTCCAGCCAGACGAGCAGAAAGGTGACCATGAATGGCCCGGTCATCAGCAGACCTAGCACAATGACTGCCAGCAGGAATCGATATTTTGCCTTCATGGCGTCCATCCGGATCGAATTTCAGGCTGTAACGGCGGTCGACCGCGACAGGTCAGACAGCGAGTATTTCCTTGACCTTGTTGACCAGATCCTTGGTCGAGAACGGCTTGGTGACATAGGCGTCGGCGCCGATCGCCAAACCCTTGGCCATCTCGGTATCGCGCCCCTTGGCGGTCAGCATGATGATCTTCAGACCTGCGCGTCCGGGATCGGCGCGCAGGGCTTCGCAGACCTCAAAGCCTGACTTCTTCGGCATCATCACGTCAAGCAGCAGCAGATCCGGGTTGGTGCTGGCGACCATGGCCAGCGCCTCGTCGCCATCATTGGCTACTGCCACCTCGAAACCTTCCTTCTTCATCAGGAACTCGAGCGAAATGACGATATTGGGCTCGTCGTCGACAATGAGAATCTTCTTGACCATGCCTTGCGCCTCCCTCTTATTTTTCCGGCACTGGCAAGGGCACCGTGAAGATGAATTTTGCACCGGCGCCGGGCCGGCTTTCAACCCAGAGATTACCACCAAAGTACTCGACAATCTGCCGGCTGATCGGCAACCCGAGCCCCGTACCCTGCGGCTTGTCGGTCATCGTGTTTCCACCCTGACGAAATTTCTCGAAGATGACGGACACTTCTTCGGCAGTCATCCCCGGCCCGTTGTCGGCAACCTCGACGCGCGCCGCGCGGGCGTCGGCGGTCACCAGCACGGTGACAGTTCCGGTATCGCCAGGAACGAACTTGACGGCATTGGCCAGCAGATTGACCATGACCTGGGTCAGGCGGTCACGGTCGGCAATGACCACCGGTCCGTGCGGCGGAATCTCGCTGTCCAGCGTGACCGCCTTGTCGCGGAACAACTGGCTCAGCGACGCCATCGCTTCGCGGACTACTTCGCCGATGTCGACCTCACCGGTCGCCCATTCGGCGCGACCCGATTCGAGCTTGGCCAGATCGAGAATCTGGTTGATCAGCCGGGTCAGCCGTTCGGCCTCGTGGACGATGATGCCGAGAAAGCGGGTTCGGTCGGCAAGGTCGATTTGCGGGTCTTCGTGCAGCATCTCGGAAAAGGCCCGGATCGAGGTCAGCGGTGTACGCAACTCATGGGTCACCGTCGAAATGAAATCGTCCTTCATGCGATCGAGCTCGCGCAGGCGCTCGTTGGCTTCGCGCAGTTCGCCAGTCGCCGTCTCGAGTTCACGCGACTTGGCTTCCAACTCGCGGCTGTAGGCCCTGACCTGCGATGCCTCGTCGAGAATGTCGAGCACCTCGTCAAGGCCGAGCGCCTCTTCGCGCACCACCGAAGCGACCATGGCATGGGCGCTGGCTGAACCGATCGTACCCGACAACTGCGCCTCGGCAAATCGCACGAACTCGGCATCAGCCGGCAGCTTCCGCCAGTCATCGGCGCCATGCACGGCCGCAAATTCGGCAAGTTGCTGCCGTGTACGCGTCGCGCCAATAAAACGCTCGACCAGATCGACCAGTTCCTCGGCCGAGGCGGTGCCGCGCCACAAGCGCGTGGCACTCGCGCTGCCACGATAATGGAAGACATCGACAAAGCGCTCCGCCTGCTCGGCTTCGATGGCGCTGGGCCGTGTAGCAAACGAAACCGTCACGAACAGGCCAATATTGACGAGCAGGCTCCACCAGAGGCTATGCGTGATTTCGTCGAATCTGGAAAGTCCGAAAACGCATGCGCCTTGAGCGCGCCAATGCCCCACGGGCCGTGTTCGACAAAGCCTGCGTCGATCCAGCCCGACTTGGCGAAGGACGGCAGCAACAGCGTATATAGCCAGACGGCGAAGCCGCCGGCCAGGCCGGCGACAGCGCCGGCACGCGTCGCCTGCTTCCAGTACATGCCACCGAACATGGCGGGCGCGAACTGCGCGACCGCGGCAAAGGAAATCAGCCCGATGCCGACCAGCGCGTAGGCTTCGCCGGCGGCACGGAAATAGATGTAGCCGAGCAGCAGGATGACGACGATGGCAGCGCGCCGGATGCCGAGCAACAGGCCCGTCAGATCGCGCCGTTCGCTGATGCCCAGCCATCGCGAGCGCAGCAGCCAGGGCATGACAAGATCGTTGCAGACCATGGTCGACAGGGCGATGGTCTCGACGATCACCATGCCGGTCGCCGCCGAGAGGCCGCCGATGAAGACCAGCAATGCCAGCGCCCTGGCACCGTGCGCGAGCGGCAGAGTGAGAACGAAGGTATCGGGGTTGCCCTCCCTTGAAAATAAAGCAATCCACCCAGCGCCAGCGGCAGTACGAAGATATTGATCAGCACCAGGTAGAGAGGAAACAGCCAGACCGCCCGTCGCAGATGTGACTCGTCGACATTCTCGACGACGATGATCTGGAACTGGCGCGGCAGAAGAATAATGGCCAGGCCGGACAGCAGAGTCAGCGCAGCCCATGTTCCGGCTCGGCTCGCATCCAGATGCAGCAGGCGGGCCAGTTCGGGGGCGGCGGCGGCCCGCTCGAACAGGTCGGCGAAGCCGCCAAACATGCCATAGGTCACGAACAGGCCAACCGCCAGAAAAGCAAGCAGCTTGATAACCGATTCAAAGGCGATCGCCGCCACCATCCCCTCGTGACGCTCGGTCGCGTCGAGATGGCGCGTGCCAAACAGGATCGTGAACATCGCCAGCAGTGTGGCGATCACGAAAGTGAGGTCGATCATCGACGGCATGTAACTGCTCTCCTGGCCGATGAGGATTTCGAGGCTCGCGGCCACGGCCTTGAGTTGCAAGGCGATGTAAGGAAGGGTACCGATCACCGCAATCACCGTGACCAGCCCGGCCAGCAGCTGGCTCTTGCCGTAACGCGTGGCGATGAAATCGGCGATCGAGTTGACGCGCTCCGCCTTGCTGATACGGATCATCTTGATGATGACGCCGACGAACAGCAACATCAGCGTCGGACCGAGGTAGATGGTCAGGAACGACAGCCCGCCCGAGGTGGCGCGCCCGACGCTGCCGTAGAACGTCCATGAAGTGCAATAGACCGCCAGCGACAACGCATAGACATTCGCCGAAATGATCGACCTGCCGGCATCGGCCCGGGCATCGCCAAAGCGGGCGACGGCGAACAGCACGCCGAGATAGCCCGCCGCGAGCAGCAGTATCAGGCTGGTCGGCAACCCCTATTTACCCCGCTTTTCGACGATTAGCGCGGCCAGCCCGACAATTGTGGCCCAGACACCGAACAAATAGAGGGCCGGCGCCGGAATCGCCCCCCAGTATCCGCCCGGCAATCCGAGCATGGGAAAATTCAGCAGCAGCACGCCCAGGAGACCGAGTGCCACCAGGCGCTGCCGTACAGGATCCGCACGCTTCATGAAACGCTCCCGGAAAATAAAACGGCCGGCACGCTAAACGTGCCGGCCGTCGATGGCATGCGGTCCCGAACGAACACACGGAGGGTCACCCGATAGGCAACCATTGTCTCCTCCTTGCCATTGTGCGCCGAAGGCAAGCCTGCCGTCTCCCTGCAGCAACCCGGAATCAGCCTTTGCCCTGTTCCAGGATCGCCGGGTTTTGGCATCGCCAAGACCCGGCCAACCCCTTAACCCTTCAACTGCTCCAAAATCGCCGGATTTTCCAGCGTGGACGTATCTTGCGCCGCAGTATCGCCCCGGGCCAGGCCACGCAGCAGACGGCGCATGATCTTGCCCGAACGGGTCTTCGGCAGGTTGTCACCGAAGCGGATGTCCTTCGGCTTGGCGATCGGACCGATCTCCTTGCCCACCCAGTTCTGCAACTCCTTGACGATCCGCTTGGCATCGTCGCCGGTCGGGCGCTTGCCCTTCAGAACCACGAAGGCGACAATGGCTTCACCGGTCAGGTCATCCGGGCGGCCAACGACTGCTGCTTCGGCGACCATCGGGTTGGAGACCAGAGCCGACTCAATTTCCATCGTGCCCATACGGTGCCCGGAAATATTCAGCACATCGTCGATGCGGCCGGTGATGGTGAAGTAACCGGTATCTTTGTCGCGAATGGCGCCGTCGCCCGCCAGGTAGTACTTGCCCTGGAAGTCGGCCGGGTAGTAGCTCTTCTGATAGCGATCCGGGTCGCCCCAGATGGTGCGGATCATCGCCGGCCATGGCCTCTTGACGACAAGGATGCCGCCTTGACCCAGGGGCACGTCGGCGCCGGTCTCATCGACCACGGCCGCCATGATGCCCGGGAACGGCAGCGTGCAGGAGCCCGGCACCAGCGGGGTAGCGCCCGGCAGCGGCGTGATCATGTGACCGCCAGTCTCGGTCTGCCAGAAAGTATCGACGACCGGGCAGCGGCCGCCGCCGACATTGTCGTAATACCACTGCCAGGCAGCC
This window of the Candidatus Dechloromonas phosphoritropha genome carries:
- a CDS encoding response regulator yields the protein MVKKILIVDDEPNIVISLEFLMKKEGFEVAVANDGDEALAMVASTNPDLLLLDVMMPKKSGFEVCEALRADPGRAGLKIIMLTAKGRDTEMAKGLAIGADAYVTKPFSTKDLVNKVKEILAV
- a CDS encoding CBS domain-containing protein, whose amino-acid sequence is MDLRQQGSRRVAGSTQKFLKHYAPFDKMKSDALQLFAEKAQLVFHAADSEIVGPDSGNVRFFYVIESGKVQARQAGEVTVTEYSVLNLGLGESFSIGAATSGRPTTNTYTAVEDTFCYQLPTRDLLELMAISPEFTLFCTQHIASLLQQSRLQLQQQFAQRASEQQTLNSPLTKIGSRSPISVVPETPLRSALEGMSKAGVGSLIIAGADRRPVGIFTRSDLLDRVFLVALPDSAPISEAMSPHPFMLEENATAYDAMLAMATHGIRHVLVTDAEGKLTGVVSERDLFALHRVGLRQIRQAIESAADVESLQRSAADVRQLSFNMLAQGIGAEQLTQFISVLNDALTRRVLELNLHNHHFDGVEWAWLAFGSEGRDEQTFSTDQDNGIVFICPDAAEVKDLRKRLVAFALDVNKDLDRCGFPLCKGNIMASNPQWCLTLDEWKNQFGKWVSSPEPVALLNASIFFDFRALFGAADLAEQMRRYLLTAAGGNSLFLQAMARNALGVAPPLGTIRDFITDLEPGHPGKIDLKKYGSRIFVDVARIHALATGVHNTNSVQRLRIASKRLAIRDEEVDAVLEGLDFIQMLRLRHQFLDDKPGVQGNNLIDPNELNEHDRRVLKESFRQARKIQNRLKLDYQVR
- a CDS encoding AMP-binding protein; this translates as GWVTGHTYITYGPLACGATEIVFEGVPTYPDAGRFWKVIQDRKVSVFYTAPTAIRSLIKACDANAAVHPKSYDLSSLRILGTVGEPINPAAWQWYYDNVGGGRCPVVDTFWQTETGGHMITPLPGATPLVPGSCTLPFPGIMAAVVDETGADVPLGQGGILVVKRPWPAMIRTIWGDPDRYQKSYYPADFQGKYYLAGDGAIRDKDTGYFTITGRIDDVLNISGHRMGTMEIESALVSNPMVAEAAVVGRPDDLTGEAIVAFVVLKGKRPTGDDAKRIVKELQNWVGKEIGPIAKPKDIRFGDNLPKTRSGKIMRRLLRGLARGDTAAQDTSTLENPAILEQLKG